Below is a genomic region from Scyliorhinus canicula chromosome 5, sScyCan1.1, whole genome shotgun sequence.
TGACACGCAGCAAATCAAATCTCGCCTTGTGCGCTGAAGATGAGAAGAATGTCAGAGGAAGAGTCCATTCAATGTCCGATGGAATTCACCTGAATTATGCAATAATTGAATGCTTGTAAACGTGTTTAGTTGAGGCAAATTCTACTCTTGAACTGGTAGAAAGACAAACGTCATGTTGGGCACAAATCTAAAATGTTCCACTTCCAGCTGGGTAAAgtgctatatatatatgtttttgtAAAGGTGTTGCAAAAGTAAGGTATGAGTAGATCTGTAATTCTTTTTGCCTCAGAAAGGTTGCGACAGTCAGCTAGCTCCTTATAAAGacccaaggcagcacggtagcattgtggatagcacatttgcttcacagctccagggtctcaggttcgattcctggcttgggtcactgtctgtgcggattctgcacattctctccatgtgtgcgtgggtttcctccgggtgctccggcttcctcccacaggaggatgtgcgggttaggtggattggccatggtaaattgcccatagtgtccaaaattgccctttgtgttggtggggttactgggttgtagggatagggtgggggtgtggaccttgggtagggtgctctttccaaaagccggtgcggactcgatgggccaaatgtcttccttcagcactgtaaattctaggaaggAATGAAGTCATTCTATGAATGTATTTAGGCAATACCAGATTCCACTGTTGAACCAGGGATACTTCCCAAGGGTGTTGTATCTTAGGACGAACAGTACAACATAGAAATAGATTGCTGATGCACGTGGGTTAAATGCAACTTTAACAGTGGTTTATTAACTAAGTCTTCACTGTTCAAGGGTTGGTACTAGACTAAGGGTAAAAGCCCACCCAGTAACTGATGACATCACACATGTCATGCAACTCCCTTCTcaaagagacattgcacacaactaaTAGCCCACATATATAGCATCCCACCCCCTTTACGTCTAAGTTTCAACAAAACTAATAACTAGTATTTTCACAAAGTAATTTACATATATGCATAAGTGCAGACATCAATTTACTACATTGTACATAATAAGATAAACCATTAGGTGGATGTCTATTTCTTGCTGGTTGTCTGTTGCACTTCCAGGACTTTGTTATcctgcagcacggtaacacagtggttagcacagttgcttcacagctccagggtcccaggttcgattcccacttgggtcactgtctgtgtggagcctgcacattctcctgtgtctgcgtgggtttcctccggatgctctgtttcctcccaccttgaattggctattctaaattgcccttagtgtcaaaaaagaaaatcccggcctatatgctgaattccacatattcttAAGTAGTCTTTGAACTCTTGGGCTGTAAACTGTGGTCAATTGTCACTCACAAACAGCTCTGATTTTCTGAATCTCGCAAAGATCTCGACTTTCTCAATAGTTTGTTCTGCAGTAGTCAACTTCATTGCTGAAGATTCTGAAGCTCCTATTCAGACTAGCAAGGACCAGCAGAGTCTTCTCTCCtgcaacttctgaattcctcattctttctgctgtttgacttaaagatacatgtccattaatcacccattgatcaaaaatgataactgcaaaacaaaagaaaagggaaataagagaataaacaggagggacccttacacTTTGTGTGGACCCTTATTGTCAATTACACATCCCAGATATTTCGATGTGTGAAAGAAATCATATTTATGTTTCCTGATATGAAGCTTCTGCAGCTGAAGATATTTCAGTGTGGCTTCTAAGTGTCATAAATATTCTTGTTAATCTCTGTTGGTTATCAATATATCATCTGGGTAACACTGAACCCCCTGTCAGCCACTAAGGATCTGATCCATTGACCATTGAAATAAAGCTGGTACTGACAGTATTCCAAAAGGCAATCTCTGATAGCGGAATAGGCCTTTGTGAGTGATGATAGTGCGCAGATAGCAGAATAGGCCTTTGTGAGTGATAATGCTCAGGTGTTGAAATTCAGCTGCCACATTCCTTTGCAGGTATCCTGCGATAGGTCAATCATGTTGAAGTTCTGGCCTCCTGCTGGGCCAGCGAACAAATCTTCCAGCAATACTCCTCACATAGAACCAGATTGACTGTTGTCTTAAAATCTCCGCAGATACAAACATCCTGCTTCATGACAGGTACAAAATGGGTTGCCCGGTCTCTCGTCGTGACGGGTTCTAAGACTCCATTTCCACACGTCTCAGTAGTTCAGATTCGACTTTTGAACGCATTGCTTTAGCCTTGAAACATTTGGGCTGGCTAATTTCCTTAATCTTCAGGGAAACATTTATTCCTTTCATGGACCCCAGTGTGTCTTCAAAAACACTGCTGTATATTTCCATGATGGTTTTTAAGTCTCACTTTACTGCACCCCAGTTCAGTTTAATCCTTTCCAGCCAAGAGTAGCCAAAGAGAGCTGGAAAACTTCCTTGGACCACATGGAGTAGTAGCTCTGTAGTCTGTCCACTTAGCTCCCCTTTACTGTGATGTAATTTTTTAGAAGGACTATTTCCTCAGTATAGATCCTCAAGATCACATTTGCTGGTTTCAAAGGCAGGTGACTAAGATTCCGTTCATAGATCGTTTCAGGAATTAGGGAGTCGATAGCCACCATATTGACCTCCATTTTAAAAGGATGTCCATTCAGTTTTGGGACTATCCAAATACAGTATGAACCACCCTGGAGCTTCAGTTCTTCATTGGAATGAAGTGGTATAGCTTCACTGTGGTCATTGCTCTTTTCTTCCATATTGTGATTAGTTGAATtcattttgtttcttcctttaaaTGAGTTCTGTGTCTTCCTTTGAGTGTTCTTCACTGGAGAAGCTATTTTACCCCAGAAAGCTCTTGCTGTGTGGCCAGTTCTGCCACAATTTTTACATTGGCTGCCCTTGCTTCTTCAATCAGCCTGTGAATGGTCCATTTAGGCACAGCAATGACAAGCCAGTTGCTGGGTAGACGTCTTCTGGCCGGCAGCTGGTTTCTGGATCCTCGTACTTGCTCAGAGCTGCGAAGCCGCCTTAGCTGGGAGCTCCATTGAGACAACAATATCTAATGCAGTCTTCAGAATTATATTTCATTCCACTAATAATCTTCTCTGAGTAGACTAATTTTGAAAACTGCACACCAAAACGATCTCTAATTGTGTTATCTAATGAGTCCCATAATTCTGCAAACCGCTTTAGGGTTGTGACGAACTGCGCAATACTTTTCCCTTCTAACTAATATCTTCAATGAAATCAAAACCTCTCCGCAATAATCAATGGTTCCGTGTATAATGGTCTTCCAATATTTTAATCAATTCCTGACATGTCTTATACCCATGTTTCTCGGCTGAATCAAGCTTCTTAACAAATTGAAAGTTTGCTTCTAGTTGTGCTTATGGGTACAGGGATCTTAATATCTTCATAAATCTAATTAGCTGGGATATAATAATGGAATTGTTCAGGGTATGACTTCCAGTTCTCTGAGTCTTCATCAAATGTGTCCATTGCGCCAAAATATCCTGCCATTTTTCACGATATTGTTTCTTAAAATAATGATCTACTTAAATAAAGTTAAATTACTAATACAGTTAAATTATCAATTTGTAACAGCTTTAACTCTCATTGCAAGCTGGGAGAATCCTTTGTTCTTTGCTCCACTCTACCTCTATGTCTTACTGTACTGCACGTGGCGAGCTCTACAGCCTTAACTCCCCGGTGTGCCAGTTCAAAATAGGTGCGGGCTCTTCCTTTGAATCGATTGCCCTCAAACCTTTACCGGCTCCAATGCCAGGTATGATTTCTGACCTTCTCTTAATTTGCTTGATTAATTGATCCTTCAAAGCAAATCAACTCTTCTACAGCAACGGTCAAAGTTCTGATTATTGAAGTTCTCTTCCTTCTGATATTTTTTTCTGATCCATCATCACTTTTCTTTTTGTAAGCTGTTGTATCTTTGGACCAACAGTACAAAATAAATAGATTCCTCATGCACATGGATTGAGTGCAAGATTGAGAGAAGTTTATTAAATCAGATTTCACTGCACAAAGCCCAATACTAGACTAAGGGCAAAAGTTCGCAAAGTAGCCGATGATATCTCACATGTCACGTGACTCAGTTCTGAAAGAGACATTGCACCTAATTAATATAATCCAAATATATAACAATGGGTACTTCCTATCTCAACATAAATATGTATATTCATTGGAAAGTTGAATACTGCAAATCTgacataaaagcagaaaatgatgGCAATATTCAGCAGGCTaggcagcatgtgtggagatGAATTGGGTGAACATGACTAGTTTTGGCTGCACTGTCTGAATTATAAGTGAAACGGTAATTTTCTTACTTTTTCCATCAAGGTTGAAAGTTTCAGGGCCCTAAGATCAAAAGCTACGAGCAAGATTTCTATTTTGGCGAACTACAGTAAGTCGCAGTTTAAATTGTCCTGTTTTAAGGTGTTCCACTTTAATGCGATGGATGTAATAGGGCGAGTCTGCATGCTCAGCGCCAGTTGCACCTGACCAGCGCCATATTAGAGTCAGGGCGGGAAGGTCAGGATGTGGGAGGGACTGAACGGACTGAGCGGAGGGTCAGTGAGTAGGAAAGTCAATGAGCGGGAGATATAGGAAGTGGGATGGTTAGTGACCGGGACAGTCAGTGAGCCAGAGGGACAGGGcatgggagggtcagtgagcaggagggtcagtgagtgggagggtcagtgagcggaGAGTCAGTGAGGGGAGGGTCATTGAGTGGGACTTTCAGTAAGTGGGAGGGTCACTGAGCGGAGAGTCAGTGCGCAGAGGATcattgagtgggagggtcagtgagcagagggtcAGTGagcgggagggtcagtgagcgaagggtcagtgagagggagggtgactGCGCGGAGAGTCAGTGAACGGAGGATcattgagtgggagggtcagtgagtgggagggtcagtgagtgggaggaacagtgagtgggagggtcagtgagcggagggtcagtgagaggaagggtcagtgagtgggaagCTCAGTGAGCGGAGGGTCAGTGAgtaggagggtcagtgagtgggagggtcagtgaacaaagggtcagtgagtggagggtcagtgagtgggtgggtcagtgagcagagagtcagtgagcaggagggtcagtgagtggtaAGGTCAGTGAACAAAGgatcagtgagtgggagggtcagtcggcgggagggtcagtgagtgggagggtcagtgagtgggagggtcagtgagtgggaggttcagtgagtgggatgttcagtgagcaggagggtcagtgagtgggaggatCAGTgactgggagggtcagtgagtgggagggtcagtgagtgggagggtcagtgagtgggagggtcagtgagcaggagggtcagtgaggggagggtCATTGAGTGGGACTTTCAGTAAGTGGGAGGGTCACTGAGCGGAGAGTCAGTGCGCAGAGGATcattgagtgggagggtcagtgagcagagggtaGGTGagcgggagggtcagtgagcggagggtcagtgagagggagggtgactGCGCGGAGAGTCAGTGAACGGAGGATcattgagtgggagggtcagtgagtgggagggtcagtgagtgggaggaacagtgagtgggagggtcagtgagcggagggtcagtgagaggaagggtcagtgagtgggaagCTCAGTGAGCGGAGGGTCAGTGAgtaggagggtcagtgagtgggagggtcagtgaacaaagggtcagtgagtggagggtcagtgagtgggtgggtcagtgagcggagagtcagtgagcaggagggtcagtgagtggtaAGGTCAGTGAACAAAGgatcagtgagtgggagggtcagtcggcgggagggtcagtgagtgggagggtcagtgagtgggagggtcagtgagtgggaggttcagtgagtgggatgttcagtgagcaggagggtcagtgagtgggaggatCAGTgactgggagggtcagtgagtgggagggtcagtgagtgggagggtcagtgagtgggagggtcagtgagcaggagggtcagtgagtgggagggtcagtgagtgggagggtcagtgagtgggagggtcagtaagCAGGAGGTCAGTCAGTGgaagggtcagtgagtgggagggtcagtgagtgggagggtcagtgagtgggagggtcagtgagtgggagggtcagtgagtgggagggtcagtgagcgggggggtcagtgagtgggagggtcagtgagtgggagggtcagtgagtgggagggtcagtgagtgggagggtcagtgagtgggagggtcagtgagtgggagggtcagtgagtgggagggtcagtgagtgggagggtcagtgagtgggagggtcagtgagcgggggggtcagtgagtgggagggtcagtgagtggagggtcagtgaatgggagggtcagtgagcggagggtcagtgagtgggagggtcagtaagTGGAGGGTCAGTgaatgggagggtcagtgagtgggagggttagTGAGCGGAGGGTCAGTgaatgggagggtcagtgagtgggagggtcagtgagtggagggtcagtgaatgggagggtcagtgagtgtgagggtcagtgagtgggagggtcagtgagcggagggtcagtgaatgggagggtcagtgagtgggagggtcagtgagtgggagggtcagtgagtgggagggtcagtgagtgggagggtcagtgagcaggagggtcagtgagtgggagggtcagtgagtgggagggtcagtgagtgggagggtcagtaagCAGGAGGTCAGTCAGTGgaagggtcagtgagtgggagggtcagtgagtgggagggtcagtgagtgggagggtcagtgagtgggagggtcagtgagtgggagggtcagtgagtgggagggtcagtgagtgggagggtcagtgagcgggggggtcagtgagtgggagggtcagtgagtggagggtcagtgagtgggagggtcagtgagtggagggtcagtgaatgggagggtcagtgagtgggagggtcagtgagtgggagggtcagtgaatgggagggtcagtgagtgggagggtcagtgagcggagggtcagtgaatgggagggtcagtgagtgggagggtcagtgagcggagggtcagtgaatgggagggtcagtgagtgggagggacaGTGAGCGGGGGGTCAGTgagtgggggggtcagtgagtgtgagggtcagtgaatgggagggtcagtgagtgggagggttagTGAGCGGAGGGTCAGTgaatgggagggtcagtgagtgggagggttagTGAgcggagggtcagtgagtgggagggtcagtgagtgggagggtcagtgagtggagggtcagtgaatgggagggtcagtgagtgtgagggtcagtgagcgGAGGGTCAGTGAATGGGatggtcagtgagtgggagggacaGTGAGCGGGGGGTCAGTgagtgggggggtcagtgagtgggatggtcagtgaatgggagggtcagtgagtgggagggtcagtgaatgggagggtcagtgagtgggagggacaGTGAGCGGGGGGTCAGTgagtgggggggtcagtgagtgggatggtcagtgaatgggagggtcagtgagtgggagggtcagtgagtggagggtcagtgaatgggagggtcagtgagtgggagggttagTGAGTGGAGGGTCAGTgaatgggagggtcagtgagtgggagggttagTGAGCGGAGGGTCAGTgaatgggagggtcagtgagtgggagggtcagtgagtggagggtcagtgaatgggagggtcagtgagtgtgagggtcagtgagtgggagggtcagtgagcggagggtcagtgaatgggagggtcagtgattgggagggtcagtgagcgaaGGGTCTGTGagcgggagggtcagtgagcggagggtcagtgagtgggagggttagTGAGCGGAAGGTCAGTgaatgggagggtcagtgagtgtgagggtcagtgagtgggagggtcagtgagcggagggtcagtgaatgggagggtcagtgagtgggagggtcagtgagtgggaggtcagtgaatgggagggtcagtgagtgtgagggtcagtgagtgggtggGTCAGTGAGCGGAGGGTCAGTgaatgggagggtcagtgagcggaaggtcagtgaatgggagggtcagtgagtgggagggtcagtgagtgggagggtcagtgagtgggagggtcagtgagtgggagggtcagtgagtgggagggtcagtgagtgggatggtcagtgagtgggagggttagtgagtgggagggtcagtgtgaaatGATTGTACCTATACTGGTAGAAAGAACCAATGGTTCCTTTGGCCTAATGGAAACCTTCCTGTGACGTCAGCCATGAGCAGTAATGGTTAATGTTCTGTAACATTCCTCTCCCTGAGGCAGGAGGTGCAGCTTCGAATTAATTTTCACATTGTCAGGACGAGTGAAGaccagggacaggattctcctaccccccccgccccctgggtcggagaatcgccggggtgcggcGTGTATACTATGCCGCCGCTCCGACTCTGGCTGCCGAactctccggcgccagttttcagCCGGGAGCagggatcgcgccgcgccggttgggggccgttggcagcggcctccccggcaattctccggacccgatcccgatgggccgagttgccacctgttttttgccagtcccgccggcgtggattagacaagaTCCATACAGGCAGGACCTGGCTTGGAAGGCAGCCTGCCGAGTCCTcagaggggggtgcggggggatcttgccctgggggggggggggttaatggtgggtggccacggtggcctggcccacaatcggggctcactgatctgcgagcgggcctgtgccgtggggccactctttccCCCCACGCTGGCCTGTGTAagactccgccatggccagcacggagaagattccccctgcgcatgtgcaggaaacagacCATCGGTTCTGCGCGTGCGCCAGAACACGTTGGTGGTCCTCCGCATGCGACACctggcgccggccggcagaggcgcTTCGGCGCCAATTGACGCGGCTCCCACCCCTCCAGcgtcggcctagcccccggaagtgcgaagGATGCCGCACATTCCGGGTGTCCCAACACCGGAATTgttcatgccactctttggcaccgttATTGCCCGcaccgccaattgcgggagaatcccgccccagaactcCAGTTTTGAAATCTCAGTTGACATCCTGAGGGATACTTACAACTCGTGGTGCCTTCTTGTCACATGGGTTGTGATTCAGCCCAGTTTTGAATCAGCCCCAGCAGGCCTATTAGATTCCTGTCCCCCTCTAACATCACAGGCCTTGTTTGCTCAAATTGTATTGACACTACTACTATTACTACATTCACCAGCTGGGATTTTATGCTCCCATTCCTCTCGGGTGTGTTTGGTGATGGTCATGGGAAATCTCGCGAGAGGAACATCACATTTTAGGTCACTGGGCAATCACGCTGCGATTGACCCCGCCACTTGCCAGTGATGTAATGTAACCCTGATGTTCCACATCGGGAACACCATTGTAAACAATTTGAATATAACATTCTAATAATATTCTAAAAGAAACCATGATAGTTTGCAGAGTAAATAATCCTGTGACTTGTATTTCTATAATAGGTGACGATCTGAAGATGAGCAGGCTGTGCGATTTACCTGATAGCTTAACAAAATGGACCAAAGAGCATGTGAAAGTCTGGGTGGCTGATCGACTGAAACTTGATCAGAAATGTGGTGACATACTGTACAATGAAGATGTCTGTGGAGTGGTATTGAATGAACTTACTAAAGCGGATATAAAGGAAATGGGCATAAAGGCTGGACCCGCTGCTGTGATAATACGTAAACGTGATGAATTCATCAAGGGCTCAAAGTTGGACCCAAAGCTTACAGCTGCTGCGGATGATAAGCAAATAACTTCAAAAAGATCCTCTTCAGGAGCAAATGGCTCAGATTGTAAGCTGGTCGACAGCAGTGAATCAAAGAGCCAGACCAGTAAAACAGATTCTGCAGAGTTTCCCAAGAACTCTGTCCAACAAAAGTGCaacagaaagaataaaaaagacAAGACCGATTCTGATAGCTCCGCCACTAGTTGTCAAGTAGGCACAGAAACACAAGTTAACTTGGTTACTTGCACAAAATCAGaggaaaatgaaacaaaagaacAGAACTGCTCACAGCAGACTTCTGCTAATGATGCAACAGTAAAACTGGCCACAAGATCAAAAACAAGATGTGAAACGTATCCATTTGATGAACGCGATGCAGGCACAAGGTACATACAGAACTATGTTCTTTCTCCTGAAACTGGACCCTCGAATCTAATTGACCCAGTACATGAGTTTAAACTTTTTACTTTGACGGCGGGTGCACCGGAGGAAGATATGAAGAAGAAGTTTACCAATGAAGTGTTTAGATTCTCAGCTGCATGCATGAATAGCAGAACCAATGGTACCATCCACTTTGGGGTAGGAGACACAAAAAGTGGATTTGAACATGGTGAGATTATAGGTGTGTCCGTGGACAGCACAGATAAATATGTTGACTGTCTTCATAATCATTTTGCTCACTACTTTGAAAAAGAGGACATTCCGGATGCAAAATCATGCATTAGGCCACCTCGATTTGTGGCGATTTTGAGCCCAAACCAAACATTGTCAACAAAGTTGATCATTGAAGTTGATATTATACCAAATTATAGGATATGTGGTTCCAAGTTGTATCACATTCACATGATGAATAAAATCAATGAAAAATGGGTGAGGAGTAAAGAGAAATGCCTGTTCATACGCGATGGAAGCAGCTCCAGAGATATTCTGGGAAATAAAAATATCACAGAAAGAGAGGCTGAATACAGAAGGCTCCTCAGGGAGACATTAAGCACCTTGGTGGAGGAACGGAAAATTGCTGAAGAAAAGCCACAAAAGAAGACAAAGAAACAAGAGGGTTACAAGCTGGTTCGGATGATTACAGGTGGCTCAGGAATGATGGACACATCCTATTACcagtggtacatactcgtgacaAACAAATCCCAGCAGAACCAAATTCAAAGTTTAGAGTTTTTAAAGGAAATGAATTGGTTTTGTGTGCTAGAGTTTGACCCGGAGTCAGTAACCAATGGTTTGTGCAAGTTGTATCGTGAAGAGAGAACAGCAAATCTTCATTTTGCTAGTCACTTCCAAGATATTGATACTGCAGTTAGTGAAAAGATTGAACAACTGAACTTGTACACTCAAACAAGCTGGATATTTTGCAATGGAAGGTCGGACCTTGATGATCAGAGTTATAAGCCATTACTACCCAAAGTGTGGTATAAAGAACGAGCTGCGgatgttaggaaattggttgCTTTTCTGTGCCGACCAGATATCATGCCAAAAGGGAAATTTCTTGTCATTTTTCTGCTCTTGTCTAAAGTCGATGATCAAAGAGATCCCATTCTTGAAACTTTCTGTTCATTTTACCAGGAACTGAAAGGGACAGAAGACATACTGTGCATCTGTGAAAGTGAACAAACATTCTTGCGATGGAAGGATCTCATGCTGTGCACGTGTGAATCACAGGAACTCACAGAGAGATGTATTTCTGCCTTAAGCTTTGATGAAGTCAATGCTACTATTCTTAAATTAAGATCTGTTACACGATCTGCAAGGCGATTCTTACCATCTGCAACTTCAGCGTCTGTTATACTTCAGAAAAAGGAGGAGGAGCTTCTGACTGCGCTCGAAGTCCTGTGCGAAAATGAATGTGAGGGCACCGAAATAGAAAGCGATCAAAATCGCTTTAAGGAGTTTCAAAAATCCAAAGAGGAGCAATTTTACAGAGGTGGTAAAGCATCATGGTGGAACTTCTACTTTTCCACAAAAGTTCCTTTTATCAAACGAGATTGTTACACGGATCTTGATGAAATGATCAATGCAAAATCACCTTCTGCAATGTGTGTGAAGATTGCCAACTTATTTCATCATCCAGGTTGTGGTGGGACAACTTTAGCCATGCATTTTCTATGGGAGTCAAGGAAAAAATTCAGATGTGCTGTATTGAAGAACAGTAAAGAAGACTTTGAAGAAATTGGTAAACAAGTCATTCATCTGGTTACTTATAAAGAGAAAACTAACTCAGATTACTTACCTGTATTACTTCTGGTAGATGACTTTGAAGAATTTGAAAAtgtgcatgtgttacagaactcaATTCAGTCGATCGTTGCAGAGAAAGGCCTGCGGTTTGAGGTACCTTTGGTAATCATTCTAAACTGTATGAGATCCCAGGATCCAGTCAGAAGCTCAAAAAGGAATGTTTTGGTCAGTGTTGCTCTAAAACATAAACTGTCCATTAAAGAGCAACATTTGTTTGAGATAAAACTTCAGGAGATTGAGGAACATCATTCAAAACCTGAAAACTTCTACTCTTTCATGATTATGAAGAGTAACTTTGATAAAAAATACATTGAAGATGTAGTCCGTAATAGTTTGAAGGATTTTAATATGGCCACCAAACAAGGGCAACTGATTTCAATTTTGGCTTTGCTGAATTGGTATGTCAAAGATTCTTCAGTATCAGTTTCAAAATGTGAAGAATTCCTGGGATTAGGACAAGTGAAAACATCATTCTGGGGTCCAGAAAAGTTTGAAGATGTGATGGACACTTATTGCAACCTCCTTATTCGTATAGAAGTGGAAGAATATGGAAGATATGAGGGAATTCGAATCATCCACCCATTGATTGCAAGCCGTTGCTTGCAAGAATTGAATCATTCTTACAACCTTCCCAAGAGTAAAATTGCTTTGACGTTGCTCTCTCAAAACATATTTCTCCAACGTAGCATTGGAAGAGAAAAACTCATGCAAGACACATGGTGTTTGTTGATCACCAGACAACGAAAAGAACATGGAGATGAAGCAGATACTTTGTTCTCCCCTTTAATTGAAGCAATACAATCGGAGGAAGGAAATGATCGGGTTGTAAATGTTTTGACTGAAGCATCAAACAGGTTTGACCAAAATCCCTTCATTTCCCAGGTTCTAGCACGACATTACTATCTGATAGTAAAGGATTATGATTCAGCACTTAACTGGGCCACTAAGGCTAAAGATCAGGCAAAAGATAATTCTTACATCACTGATACATTAGGCCAAGTTTTCAAAAGCAAGTTAAAGTACAAAATGGAATGTGCTGAAATTGCTAAACAAACTGTGGTGACTTCTGAACAATTGAGTGAATTCCTGGAACTTGCTCAATCTGCTTCAGCTGCTTTCAAAGAATCTCAGTATCTGACAGAAAAGAAAGGAGAGGCCAGAACTGAATGGAAAGCACAGAACTCTAAACGGAAATATGATGCGTACAACACCTCTGGATATTTTGGAGAGATTGAAGTTGCTCTGTATGTTATAGATATCCTCAGAATGATACCAATCTTCAGCGGAAAGGACGAAATAAGCAAAATTTATTTAATGCATTTGCTGTCAGGTAACATGAATCTAGGGCACATTGAAAAGACAAACAGTACTGATGAAGAGTTGTGTTCAGTGGTTGAAGAATACAACCGATACCTGATGAATATCCAGATCACTACAAAAACAGcttttgaattttttgaagactaTTTTGTCCATTTCAAAACAAAGAATATTGAGAGGGAAATAGCAGAATTTAAGATTCGC
It encodes:
- the LOC119966119 gene encoding sterile alpha motif domain-containing protein 9-like; this translates as MIVCRVNNPVTCISIIGDDLKMSRLCDLPDSLTKWTKEHVKVWVADRLKLDQKCGDILYNEDVCGVVLNELTKADIKEMGIKAGPAAVIIRKRDEFIKGSKLDPKLTAAADDKQITSKRSSSGANGSDCKLVDSSESKSQTSKTDSAEFPKNSVQQKCNRKNKKDKTDSDSSATSCQVGTETQVNLVTCTKSEENETKEQNCSQQTSANDATVKLATRSKTRCETYPFDERDAGTRYIQNYVLSPETGPSNLIDPVHEFKLFTLTAGAPEEDMKKKFTNEVFRFSAACMNSRTNGTIHFGVGDTKSGFEHGEIIGVSVDSTDKYVDCLHNHFAHYFEKEDIPDAKSCIRPPRFVAILSPNQTLSTKLIIEVDIIPNYRICGSKLYHIHMMNKINEKWVRSKEKCLFIRDGSSSRDILGNKNITEREAEYRRLLRETLSTLVEERKIAEEKPQKKTKKQEGYKLVRMITGGSGMMDTSYYQWYILVTNKSQQNQIQSLEFLKEMNWFCVLEFDPESVTNGLCKLYREERTANLHFASHFQDIDTAVSEKIEQLNLYTQTSWIFCNGRSDLDDQSYKPLLPKVWYKERAADVRKLVAFLCRPDIMPKGKFLVIFLLLSKVDDQRDPILETFCSFYQELKGTEDILCICESEQTFLRWKDLMLCTCESQELTERCISALSFDEVNATILKLRSVTRSARRFLPSATSASVILQKKEEELLTALEVLCENECEGTEIESDQNRFKEFQKSKEEQFYRGGKASWWNFYFSTKVPFIKRDCYTDLDEMINAKSPSAMCVKIANLFHHPGCGGTTLAMHFLWESRKKFRCAVLKNSKEDFEEIGKQVIHLVTYKEKTNSDYLPVLLLVDDFEEFENVHVLQNSIQSIVAEKGLRFEVPLVIILNCMRSQDPVRSSKRNVLVSVALKHKLSIKEQHLFEIKLQEIEEHHSKPENFYSFMIMKSNFDKKYIEDVVRNSLKDFNMATKQGQLISILALLNWYVKDSSVSVSKCEEFLGLGQVKTSFWGPEKFEDVMDTYCNLLIRIEVEEYGRYEGIRIIHPLIASRCLQELNHSYNLPKSKIALTLLSQNIFLQRSIGREKLMQDTWCLLITRQRKEHGDEADTLFSPLIEAIQSEEGNDRVVNVLTEASNRFDQNPFISQVLARHYYLIVKDYDSALNWATKAKDQAKDNSYITDTLGQVFKSKLKYKMECAEIAKQTVVTSEQLSEFLELAQSASAAFKESQYLTEKKGEARTEWKAQNSKRKYDAYNTSGYFGEIEVALYVIDILRMIPIFSGKDEISKIYLMHLLSGNMNLGHIEKTNSTDEELCSVVEEYNRYLMNIQITTKTAFEFFEDYFVHFKTKNIEREIAEFKIRRKIAECFSKYTEVFCRSQIESRAARKNKPKLSLPLELEECKKFLEFHKADRFAGLLLTNNHDVGQRMEEIVSKYQFLLQNSTMKKLARQRLNFILANIVLNSVKPKSKLIEPYDRLKDLLKEVLQDVGFNSGHVEPYFLASLLFWPTKYNEINDDSRLLLRCMTAVKQSFRGCYGRMGRSKHPVAHFYLGKKDGMNRFIQKAKIDRFFEKEERRNTLWQSGEIWKEEKVKNLLLRVYGRTGEDNKVYVEFGSDEKIKILVRPVYLGKLRSGLSIEKISFYLGFSMDGPTAYDIENTN